In one window of Bradyrhizobium sp. AZCC 1721 DNA:
- a CDS encoding outer membrane lipoprotein carrier protein LolA codes for MTQQPTHRGLRSGLALLIATFIAGFATSALSQTVPVPKPAPKARDGSMQMSAQEKAPMTTGATQAPPNPVLPDPRRNVPANVFATFDASQKAQAARVSSYLSSLQTLVGNFVQVGPDGSRTKGDFYIQKPGKVRFEYDDPSPIAIIADGSSLAVRDRKLATQDIYPLSQTPLRFLLSDRIDLLKDTNVVSVTADDVYISVTIEEKQALIGTSRLMLMVGVKDGQLKQWTVTDPQGYDTTVAVYNLDSSKKVDPGLFKIDFTNYFTPAN; via the coding sequence ATGACACAACAACCCACCCATCGCGGGCTGCGCTCCGGACTGGCCCTTTTGATCGCCACATTCATCGCCGGCTTCGCGACATCGGCTCTCTCGCAGACCGTGCCGGTTCCGAAGCCCGCGCCCAAGGCCCGCGACGGCAGCATGCAGATGAGCGCACAGGAAAAAGCGCCGATGACCACCGGCGCCACCCAGGCGCCGCCGAATCCGGTGCTTCCGGACCCGCGCCGCAATGTCCCGGCCAATGTTTTTGCAACCTTTGATGCCAGCCAGAAGGCGCAGGCTGCGCGGGTGAGTTCATATCTATCGTCGCTACAGACGTTGGTGGGAAATTTCGTGCAAGTCGGCCCAGACGGCAGCAGGACCAAGGGCGATTTCTACATTCAGAAGCCGGGCAAGGTACGTTTCGAATATGACGACCCGAGTCCGATCGCGATTATCGCCGATGGTTCATCGCTGGCCGTGCGCGATCGCAAGCTCGCCACCCAGGACATCTATCCGCTGTCGCAAACGCCGCTGCGTTTCCTGCTGTCGGACAGGATCGATCTGTTGAAGGACACCAATGTCGTCAGCGTCACGGCCGATGACGTCTACATCAGCGTCACCATCGAGGAGAAGCAGGCCCTGATCGGCACCAGCCGATTGATGCTGATGGTTGGCGTCAAGGACGGCCAGCTCAAGCAATGGACGGTGACCGACCCGCAGGGTTACGACACCACGGTTGCGGTCTACAATCTGGACTCGTCCAAGAAGGTCGACCCCGGCCTGTTCAAAATCGACTTCACCAACTACTTCACTCCGGCGAACTGA
- a CDS encoding ammonium transporter, producing MGAPSYRAAGNAALIALAASFALITPAQAETSTISAADTAWMIVATALVLMMTIPGLALFYSGMVRKKNVLATMAQSLAAVAIISILWVAFGYSLAFVGDGAWIGTLDRWFLTGMTMESVNPAAKTIPEALFMLYQMTFAIITVALVAGAVADRMRFSAYLLFSVGWFMFVYVPLAHWVWGGGFLATMGVLDFAGGLVVHLSAGVGGLVAAMVMGRRHGYGSENLAPFDLSLAVIGTGLLWVGWFGFNGGSALAANSRAVMAITATHLAACAGALTWAAIEWATRRKPSVLGMISGAVAGLGTITPASGFVAPRHGVVIGVVAGTLCFWACTWLKQRFKYDDSLDVFGVHGIGGLTGTLLAGVFAVNAIGGTAGLIEGNAQQVLTQLYGVAVTLVWSGGITFILLKLVGVFAPLRVSFQQELEGLDISQHGEALQ from the coding sequence ATGGGGGCACCATCGTACCGCGCAGCAGGCAATGCTGCGCTCATTGCTCTTGCGGCGAGCTTCGCACTCATCACGCCGGCGCAAGCCGAGACGTCGACCATCAGTGCCGCCGACACCGCGTGGATGATCGTCGCCACCGCGCTGGTGTTGATGATGACGATACCGGGCCTGGCGCTGTTCTATTCCGGCATGGTGCGCAAGAAGAACGTGCTGGCGACCATGGCGCAAAGCCTCGCCGCCGTCGCGATCATCTCGATTCTCTGGGTGGCCTTCGGCTATTCGCTGGCTTTTGTCGGCGATGGCGCCTGGATCGGCACGCTCGATCGCTGGTTTCTGACCGGCATGACGATGGAGAGCGTCAATCCGGCGGCGAAGACGATTCCGGAAGCGCTTTTCATGCTGTACCAGATGACGTTTGCGATCATCACGGTGGCGCTGGTGGCGGGCGCGGTGGCCGACCGGATGCGGTTCTCGGCCTATCTCCTGTTCTCCGTCGGCTGGTTCATGTTCGTCTATGTGCCGCTCGCGCACTGGGTGTGGGGCGGCGGTTTTCTTGCCACCATGGGCGTGCTGGATTTCGCCGGCGGTCTCGTCGTGCATCTTTCCGCCGGCGTCGGCGGACTGGTGGCTGCGATGGTGATGGGCCGGCGTCACGGCTATGGCAGCGAGAACCTCGCGCCGTTCGACCTCTCGCTCGCCGTGATCGGCACCGGATTGCTGTGGGTCGGCTGGTTCGGCTTCAACGGCGGATCGGCGCTGGCCGCGAACTCGCGCGCGGTCATGGCGATCACCGCGACGCATCTGGCCGCCTGCGCCGGCGCGCTGACCTGGGCCGCGATCGAATGGGCAACACGACGCAAACCGTCGGTACTCGGCATGATCTCGGGCGCGGTTGCGGGCCTCGGCACAATCACGCCAGCCTCCGGATTCGTTGCGCCCCGGCATGGCGTCGTGATCGGCGTCGTCGCGGGAACGCTCTGCTTCTGGGCCTGCACCTGGCTCAAGCAGCGCTTCAAATATGACGACTCGCTCGACGTGTTCGGCGTTCACGGCATCGGGGGATTGACCGGCACATTGCTTGCCGGCGTCTTCGCGGTGAACGCGATCGGGGGCACTGCCGGCCTGATCGAGGGCAATGCACAGCAGGTACTGACCCAGCTCTATGGCGTCGCGGTCACGCTCGTCTGGTCTGGCGGCATTACCTTTATCCTGCTCAAGCTGGTGGGCGTGTTCGCGCCGCTGCGGGTATCTTTCCAGCAGGAGCTGGAAGGCCTCGACATCTCGCAACACGGCGAAGCCCTGCAATAG
- a CDS encoding aminotransferase class I/II-fold pyridoxal phosphate-dependent enzyme, with translation MAMIASSGVAQGAGSATPAGQAERSPFLRTTELLAPYQPAKPLITLSLGEPQHPVPGFVGPVLAKHIAEFGRYPLAKGIEPFRRAAASWLSTRFQLPRPIDPESEILVLNGSREGLFFAAITAARYVGPRKGRPAILMPNPFYPAYGAGARAAGCELIYLPTTLANGFLPDLDTLDEATLARTVAMFIASPANPQGAVASRDYFTRLKTLADRYGFMILSDECYSEIYTRQAPGSALECAGPDFTNVVAFQSLSKRSNLPGMRVGFAAGDGKFLAAFHELRNVAAPQVPVPLQHVAVAAYSDETHVEENRRLYRIKFDLADQILGSRYGYVRPAGGFCVWLDVSQRGGDEAAAVKLYRDAGVRVIPGSYLSRLQPDGFNPGAGYIRLALVSDSESTAEALHRLVEILD, from the coding sequence ATGGCAATGATCGCCTCTTCCGGCGTGGCGCAGGGCGCCGGCAGTGCAACCCCTGCCGGTCAGGCCGAACGCTCGCCGTTCTTGCGCACGACCGAGCTGCTGGCGCCCTACCAGCCGGCCAAGCCATTGATCACGCTGTCATTGGGCGAGCCGCAGCACCCGGTGCCTGGCTTCGTCGGGCCGGTGCTGGCGAAACACATTGCCGAGTTCGGCCGCTATCCGTTAGCTAAGGGCATCGAGCCGTTCCGACGCGCCGCCGCCAGCTGGCTTTCGACCCGGTTCCAGCTCCCCCGCCCGATCGACCCCGAGAGCGAAATCCTGGTGCTGAACGGCAGCCGCGAAGGGCTGTTTTTTGCGGCGATCACCGCCGCCCGCTATGTTGGCCCGCGCAAGGGCAGGCCCGCGATCCTGATGCCTAACCCGTTCTATCCGGCCTATGGCGCAGGCGCCCGGGCCGCTGGTTGCGAACTGATCTACCTGCCGACCACACTCGCCAACGGATTCCTACCGGATCTCGATACGCTCGACGAGGCGACACTGGCCCGAACCGTCGCGATGTTCATTGCCTCGCCCGCCAATCCGCAAGGCGCCGTCGCCTCGCGCGACTACTTCACGCGGCTGAAGACCCTCGCCGACCGCTACGGCTTCATGATCCTGAGCGACGAGTGCTATTCGGAAATCTACACCAGGCAGGCGCCGGGCAGCGCCCTGGAATGCGCCGGGCCTGATTTCACCAACGTCGTTGCATTCCAGTCGCTGTCGAAGCGTTCCAATCTGCCGGGCATGCGCGTCGGCTTTGCCGCCGGGGATGGAAAGTTCCTCGCTGCCTTTCACGAGTTGCGCAACGTCGCGGCACCGCAGGTGCCGGTGCCGCTGCAACACGTCGCGGTCGCCGCCTATAGCGACGAGACGCATGTCGAAGAAAACCGCAGGCTTTATCGCATCAAGTTCGATCTTGCCGATCAGATCCTGGGCAGCCGCTACGGCTATGTGCGGCCTGCCGGCGGCTTCTGCGTCTGGCTCGACGTATCCCAGCGCGGCGGCGACGAGGCGGCGGCGGTGAAGCTTTATCGGGATGCTGGCGTCCGCGTGATCCCCGGCAGCTATCTGTCGCGGCTGCAGCCCGACGGCTTCAATCCCGGCGCGGGCTACATCCGTCTCGCGCTGGTCTCAGACAGTGAATCAACGGCCGAGGCATTGCACCGGCTGGTCGAAATTCTGGATTAA
- a CDS encoding P-II family nitrogen regulator, whose protein sequence is MKLVVAIIKPFKLDEVRQALTAIGVHGMTVTEVKGYGRQKGHTEIYRGAEYVVNFLPKLRIEIAVASDVADKAVEVITANARTGQIGDGKIFVTPIDHALRIRTGETDSDAL, encoded by the coding sequence ATGAAGCTCGTCGTCGCGATCATCAAACCCTTCAAGCTTGACGAGGTACGCCAGGCGCTGACCGCCATCGGCGTCCACGGCATGACGGTGACGGAGGTCAAGGGTTACGGCCGCCAGAAGGGCCACACCGAAATCTATCGGGGCGCCGAATATGTCGTGAACTTTCTGCCCAAGCTCCGAATCGAAATTGCGGTCGCCTCCGACGTTGCGGACAAGGCGGTCGAGGTCATTACCGCGAACGCGCGTACCGGGCAGATCGGTGACGGCAAGATCTTCGTCACGCCGATCGACCATGCACTGAGAATCCGCACCGGCGAGACCGATAGCGACGCGCTCTGA
- a CDS encoding DUF4339 domain-containing protein translates to MSNRSWFYAANGQQQGPYPEAQLRDLITRGMVGADTLVWTEGMSGWQRAGEIPGMIPGGSGPPAFAQPGGPPTAAGGGYGGGALSIDVGLWELLGRSLVFVIGMVLVIPAPWVATWFYRWIFSRLYVPGRPNLAFTGQPLDIWYVFIAIGILTYVGSADLYYLQYLSIPLQAVLAWMVIRWIASNLSSNDQPLPIAFNGSALGYVGWHVLLYVSFITIVGWAWVVTAWMRWICRNIDGTQREVIFTASGLEVLWRTFVFVIACIFIIPIPWMLAWYARWYASQFALAERGTLAKA, encoded by the coding sequence ATGTCGAACCGATCGTGGTTTTATGCAGCCAACGGACAGCAACAGGGCCCTTATCCGGAGGCCCAGCTTCGCGACCTTATCACCCGCGGCATGGTCGGGGCGGATACGCTGGTCTGGACCGAGGGAATGTCGGGCTGGCAGCGGGCAGGAGAAATTCCGGGGATGATACCCGGCGGATCTGGCCCGCCCGCCTTCGCGCAACCTGGTGGCCCGCCTACAGCTGCAGGTGGAGGGTACGGCGGCGGTGCGCTATCGATCGATGTCGGGCTGTGGGAGCTCCTCGGACGCAGCCTTGTGTTCGTCATCGGCATGGTGCTGGTGATTCCGGCGCCTTGGGTTGCGACCTGGTTCTATCGCTGGATCTTTTCCCGGCTCTACGTGCCGGGCCGACCGAACCTTGCTTTCACCGGCCAGCCCCTCGACATCTGGTACGTCTTCATCGCCATCGGCATTTTGACTTATGTGGGCTCGGCCGACCTCTATTACCTGCAATACCTCTCGATCCCGCTTCAGGCCGTGCTGGCCTGGATGGTCATTCGCTGGATCGCTTCCAACCTGAGCTCCAACGACCAGCCGCTTCCGATCGCCTTCAACGGCAGCGCGTTGGGCTATGTCGGCTGGCATGTGCTGTTGTACGTGTCCTTCATTACCATCGTCGGCTGGGCCTGGGTGGTCACGGCCTGGATGCGCTGGATCTGCCGCAACATCGACGGCACGCAGCGCGAGGTCATCTTCACCGCGTCCGGACTGGAAGTGCTGTGGCGAACCTTCGTGTTCGTGATCGCCTGCATCTTCATCATTCCGATCCCGTGGATGTTGGCCTGGTACGCACGCTGGTACGCGTCGCAATTCGCGCTGGCCGAGCGCGGAACGCTGGCGAAAGCGTAA
- a CDS encoding exodeoxyribonuclease III — translation MRFSLTTWNINSVRLRIDIVAKFLKSARPDVLCLQETKCIDDAFPLKRFKRLGYEHVALNGQKGYHGVAIVSKLPFDTTDIRTFCEKIDSRHISVAFGEKAQLAKPLVLHNFYVPAGGDIPDPALNPKFDHKLKFLDEMKACEPLHPRGDDRHILVGDLNVAPHENDVWSHKQLLKVVSHTPIECEKLLAAQAHGEWFDVARERIPLSEKVYTWWSYRAADWTVGDRGRRLDHIWVSRALKDAVSDFRITRDARGWERPSDHVPVTVTLEV, via the coding sequence ATGCGTTTTTCCCTGACAACGTGGAATATCAACTCGGTGCGCCTGCGCATCGATATCGTCGCCAAATTCCTCAAATCGGCGCGACCGGATGTATTGTGCCTGCAGGAAACCAAATGTATCGACGATGCTTTTCCGCTGAAGCGGTTCAAGCGTCTCGGCTATGAGCATGTCGCGCTGAACGGGCAGAAGGGCTATCACGGCGTCGCTATCGTCTCGAAACTGCCCTTCGATACCACCGATATCAGAACCTTCTGCGAAAAGATCGATTCGCGGCATATTTCGGTAGCTTTCGGCGAGAAGGCCCAGCTTGCAAAGCCACTGGTGCTGCACAATTTCTACGTTCCGGCCGGCGGCGACATTCCCGATCCCGCGCTCAATCCGAAGTTTGATCACAAGCTGAAATTTCTCGACGAGATGAAAGCCTGCGAACCGCTGCATCCGCGTGGTGACGACCGGCATATCCTGGTCGGCGACCTCAACGTTGCACCACATGAAAACGACGTGTGGTCGCACAAGCAGCTTCTGAAGGTCGTCTCGCACACGCCGATCGAGTGCGAAAAGCTCCTGGCCGCGCAGGCCCATGGCGAATGGTTCGACGTCGCGCGCGAACGGATCCCGCTTTCGGAAAAGGTCTATACGTGGTGGAGCTACCGCGCCGCCGACTGGACGGTGGGCGACCGTGGCCGTCGGCTCGACCACATCTGGGTCTCGCGCGCGCTGAAGGACGCCGTCAGCGATTTCAGGATTACCCGCGATGCGCGCGGCTGGGAGCGTCCATCGGACCACGTGCCTGTCACGGTGACGCTGGAGGTGTAG
- a CDS encoding AbrB/MazE/SpoVT family DNA-binding domain-containing protein, whose amino-acid sequence MATTVTSKGQVTIPKPVREHLGIVPGSKVEFRCAADGTIVIEKADTSEPSRFAKLVGIVGPGLSTDEIMAITRGD is encoded by the coding sequence ATGGCGACGACAGTTACGAGTAAGGGCCAAGTGACAATTCCCAAGCCCGTTCGTGAACATCTGGGGATCGTTCCGGGAAGCAAGGTCGAGTTCCGATGCGCTGCGGATGGTACCATCGTGATCGAAAAAGCCGATACAAGCGAGCCCAGTCGTTTTGCCAAACTGGTTGGTATCGTCGGCCCGGGTCTTTCCACGGATGAGATTATGGCGATCACGCGCGGGGACTAG
- a CDS encoding P-II family nitrogen regulator, giving the protein MKIVMAIIKPFKLEEVRDALTAIGVHGLTVTEVKGYGRQKGHTEIYRGAEYAVSFLPKIKIEVAVASDQVDKTIDAITSAAKTGQIGDGKIFVINLDHAVRIRTGEADAAAL; this is encoded by the coding sequence ATGAAAATTGTTATGGCGATCATCAAGCCATTCAAACTCGAAGAAGTCCGGGACGCCCTGACCGCCATAGGCGTTCACGGCCTCACGGTGACGGAAGTCAAAGGCTATGGCCGCCAGAAGGGCCATACGGAAATCTATCGTGGCGCCGAATACGCCGTGAGCTTCTTGCCCAAGATCAAGATCGAGGTCGCGGTCGCCTCGGATCAGGTCGACAAGACCATCGACGCCATCACATCGGCTGCCAAGACCGGACAGATCGGCGACGGCAAGATCTTCGTCATCAACCTCGACCATGCGGTACGCATCCGCACCGGCGAGGCAGATGCCGCGGCCCTCTGA
- a CDS encoding ammonium transporter, translating into MTFKRPYSAGLAALAVGLFAATAAYAEPTVNKGDNAWMLTSTVLVLLMTIPGLALFYGGLVRSKNMLSVLMQVFYTVCIVTLLWALYGYSLAFTGGSDFIGGFSKAFLMGVTTDSKAATFSVDANISELIYICFQMTFAAITPALIVGAFAERMKFSAIALFVPLWVTLIYLPIAHMVWYWPGPDLITDAAKALAAAADGAAKTAAQAKLDEINADAGWIFKKGAIDFAGGTVVHINAGIAGLVGALLIGKRVGYGKELMAPHSLTMTMIGASLLWVGWFGFNAGSNLEASGGAALAMTNSFVATAAAAMAWMFAEWIVKGHPSVLGALSGAVAGLVAVTPAAGFAGPMGAIVLGLVVGVVCLFFCTVVKNSLGYDDSLDVFGVHCVGGIVGALGTGILVNPALGGTGVMDYVAGKIADYDFVAQMTSQLWGVCTTLVWSGIGSAILFKVVDVIVGLRVNVETEREGLDVTEHTERAYNM; encoded by the coding sequence ATGACGTTTAAACGTCCCTATAGCGCGGGACTGGCGGCCCTCGCAGTCGGCCTGTTCGCCGCGACCGCTGCCTACGCCGAGCCGACGGTCAACAAGGGAGACAACGCCTGGATGCTGACGTCGACAGTGCTGGTGCTGTTGATGACGATTCCGGGTCTGGCGCTGTTCTATGGCGGTCTCGTCCGCTCCAAGAACATGCTCTCAGTGCTGATGCAGGTTTTCTATACCGTCTGCATCGTCACCCTGCTTTGGGCGCTCTACGGCTACAGCCTCGCTTTCACCGGCGGTTCCGACTTCATCGGCGGCTTCTCCAAGGCCTTCCTGATGGGCGTGACGACCGATTCGAAGGCCGCGACTTTCAGCGTCGATGCCAACATCTCGGAGCTCATCTATATCTGCTTCCAGATGACCTTCGCGGCGATCACCCCCGCCCTCATCGTCGGCGCCTTCGCCGAACGCATGAAGTTCTCGGCGATCGCCTTGTTCGTCCCGCTCTGGGTCACGCTGATCTACCTCCCGATCGCGCACATGGTTTGGTATTGGCCGGGTCCGGACTTGATCACGGACGCTGCCAAGGCGCTTGCCGCGGCGGCTGACGGTGCAGCGAAGACCGCGGCCCAGGCCAAGCTCGACGAGATCAACGCCGACGCCGGCTGGATCTTCAAGAAAGGCGCTATCGACTTTGCGGGCGGCACCGTGGTGCACATCAACGCCGGCATCGCCGGTCTGGTCGGTGCGCTGCTGATTGGCAAGCGCGTCGGTTACGGCAAGGAGCTGATGGCTCCGCACTCCCTCACCATGACCATGATCGGTGCTTCGCTGCTCTGGGTCGGCTGGTTCGGCTTCAACGCCGGATCGAACCTCGAAGCCTCCGGCGGCGCCGCGCTCGCCATGACCAACTCCTTCGTTGCGACCGCAGCGGCGGCGATGGCCTGGATGTTCGCGGAATGGATCGTCAAGGGCCACCCCTCGGTGCTCGGCGCGCTGTCGGGCGCGGTCGCGGGCCTCGTCGCCGTCACGCCCGCGGCCGGCTTCGCCGGTCCGATGGGAGCGATCGTGCTCGGTCTCGTGGTCGGCGTCGTCTGCCTGTTCTTCTGCACCGTGGTGAAGAACTCGCTCGGCTATGACGACTCGCTCGACGTGTTCGGCGTCCACTGCGTCGGCGGCATCGTCGGCGCGCTCGGCACCGGTATCCTGGTGAATCCGGCCCTCGGTGGCACCGGCGTCATGGATTACGTCGCGGGCAAGATCGCAGACTACGACTTCGTCGCGCAGATGACCTCGCAGCTCTGGGGGGTCTGCACCACGCTGGTGTGGTCCGGCATCGGCTCGGCGATCCTGTTCAAGGTCGTCGATGTGATCGTCGGGCTGCGCGTCAACGTCGAGACCGAGCGTGAAGGCCTCGACGTCACCGAGCACACCGAGCGCGCATACAACATGTAA
- a CDS encoding cyclic nucleotide-binding domain-containing protein, with amino-acid sequence MSIDDDVALLERVPTLRLLGTAALRMLAIGSEQRDFSPGDYLFNAGDEADAGYIVQRGSFRVEDGGAEVVAGPGALIGELALIVAMKRPSSAVALVHSSVIRVSRSLFQRVLESDPAAARRLRDELATRTSQLASDILMAGAKLSI; translated from the coding sequence ATGTCGATCGACGATGATGTAGCCCTGCTTGAGCGGGTCCCGACATTACGCCTGTTGGGAACGGCGGCGCTGCGCATGCTGGCGATCGGCTCGGAGCAGCGCGATTTCTCTCCCGGCGATTATCTGTTCAATGCGGGCGATGAAGCGGATGCGGGCTACATCGTTCAGCGCGGTTCGTTCCGCGTCGAGGACGGCGGCGCTGAAGTCGTTGCGGGCCCCGGGGCCCTGATCGGCGAATTGGCGCTGATCGTGGCCATGAAACGGCCGTCCAGCGCGGTCGCGCTTGTTCATTCCTCGGTTATCCGGGTGTCACGCAGCCTGTTTCAGCGCGTGCTCGAAAGTGACCCCGCTGCGGCGCGCCGCCTGCGCGATGAACTCGCCACCCGGACCAGCCAGCTCGCCAGCGATATTCTGATGGCGGGCGCGAAACTCAGTATTTGA